In the genome of candidate division WOR-3 bacterium, the window CCTGTTTCAATTTTTTCCTTGTTATAAACTATAAGATTTCTTGCTTCCGGCTTTAGCCATATTATTACCTGCCCCTTTATTTCTTTACCAATGCCTAAAAAGCCAATAAGTAATAGTTCAATCATATATTAACCTCCTTTTAATCCCCCCATTATAACATAAATTTTTATAATTGTCAAACCCTTGTAGAATCCTTTTTCTATTCTAATATTATTAATTTATTTTTAATTTCTTTCCCTTTATTTTTCAAAACTAAAAAGTAAGTCCCTGAAGTTATATTGTAATTTTTAAGTGGAATTTCAAAAGAGAATATCCCTCTTTCCATCAATCTATCAGTAAAAATTATATGTTCTCTTCCAGCTGTATTAACAAGTATAAGGTCAATCTTTCCTTTCTCTGGATTAAAAAGAATAAATTTTAAATTTTTGTTTTTTGATAAAACTTTATTTTTAATTTCAAGTCCAAAATCAAATCCAATAAATCTTACTTTAATGGGTCCCATATATTTTTTTCTTCCATCTGAAGCAATTGAAATGAGTTCATATATATATTCCTTATTATTTTTAATATCTCTATCTATATACTCAAATTCTTCTTTCAAAGATATTTCAGTATATATGATTTTCCCATCTTTTTTAAGTATAGAGGTTCCATTTTTAAAAATTCCTAAAGCTTTTAAATGAATTCTATCCTTGAAGGGAATTGCTACAAAGTAACTTTCTTCTTCTCCCATCTGGCTCCCAAGGTCTCCTGTGATAACAAGAGCAAAAGGAACACCATTTGCGCCCGGTGCTGGAATATTTCTTCCTATAATGTCAATATAATAAGTTCCGGGTGTAGGAGTTGTTCTATAGACAAGTTCAACTGTATTTCTGTTATCAAAACTTCCACCGGTTGCACTCTGGCCACCTAAAAAAACATTTCCTCTATATAAATTTAAATTTGGGTCAATTACTTTAAGATCAAGATTATTCACAATAGCAGGATTTGCATTAACAGCTGCAGGAGCATCAAACCATACAAGAACTATTTTTAATGGGACACTGTTTGAAAGAACTGATACAAAATACCTCAAGGAATCACCTGTTCCTGTTATTACATTTTCAGCAATTCTTAAATCTTTTACATCACCAGAAAAATATAGGGTGTTTCTTACATTAACTCTCCCCCATCCAAAATTTTGGTCATAAACATTTGTTGCTAAAAAATTTGTTGAGGATATTGCCATCGCTTTTAAAAGGACTCCTGATGGAATGAATGCATCAGATGGATTTTTTGCTCCTGATGGATACCATCCTTCAGTAAAGTATTGCCTTATTAAAGAAAGAGCTCCTGCAACAGAAGGGGTTGCCATAGAAGTTCCAGCCATTCCTATCTGGTCACAGTAAGAATGGGGAGGATAATTTGGCCAATCATTCCAGGCAGAATGCACATAATCAGTTCCTGCCCCTCTTCCCCCAATTCCACATACATCCGGTTTTATTCTACCGTCAAAAGCCCATCCTCTGCTTGAATAGTTAGCAATATTATTTATATTATTATGCTGTAAAGCTCCTACACTTAGACAGTTTTTTGCAACAGAAGGTGCGGTAACTGTATTATTTTGAGGACCTTCATTTCCTGCTGCAAATACAAGTAAAAAGTCTCTATTATTCCACATAAATTGATCTACTTCCCGTGCTGCACTTGAATAAGCATTATTTGGTGTATTGCAATTTGGGTCTCCACATTCTCCCCAGGAGTTAGAGTGAATTCTTACTCCACGATTTCTCGCACTATTTAAAGGATTTGTAAGATTTGTTCCATAATCAAAATATGTTCCATCATACACATCCTGTATAACAAGTCTTGCATTTTTTGCAATACCGTTATAATCTTTGTCACTCGCATCCTGAGTATTATCACTTGGATCAATTTTACCTGCAAGGGTTCCTCCAACATGTGTTCCATGGTCAGCACCACCGTTTGGCTGATTATCACCTGCACCATAATTTTCATAGGCTAAAACCTTTCTGTGATTATTCCCAGGTGGATCTCCCTGAGGATCCCAGAAATAACAATCATAAAAGTCAAGACCTGTATCCATATAACCTATTATCTGGTTTTCCCCTCTTATACCTTTACTCCATATAAAGGTATCATTTGTATTAGCAGTCTGTAATGCCCATCTTATTACTTCATTTAAAGGTTTATTCTTTGGTCTTTCTTCAATAAACTGAATGTCAGGGATAAAGGCGAGTTTATCTACTTCTGAAGGAGAGGCTCTTATTATTACCTTTTTTGTGTATTCATAAGATTTACCAATTACTTTAAAGGAAAGGGAAGAAACAATTTTTTCAACATAATCAGGATCACTATCTTCAAAAAGCAAAAGATTTATATCCCTTTCAAAATTACCTTCTGAAAATTTTAAAATCTTAAAGCCAGGATGAAAAGGTAAAATGGATCTAACATTTTCATTTTCTTTTATTTTATTTAAGAATATATCCTTAATTTTTTCTTTTATTTTTACAATGTAAGCATAATTGGGAATATAGTCATAAATTAAAACTTCTTCACTTTTTAGAAATTCAATCCATTCTCTTTTTATAGGACCTTTGAATTGAATAATAAAATATTCAGTTTCCTTTTCATCAATTTTTAGAAAATGTGGTAGAGGGTCTTCTTTTAATGGGTCAAAGTTGTATTTTCCAATATTTATCCTAAAATCCTCAGAAGAAAAGCTTTCATTTGCATTTAAGTTTATAATCAAAAATAAAATAACTAAAACTATCTTTAAACTCATACTTTTAAAATTTTTTTTTATAAGGATTCGAACCTCTATAATATAATTTTAAAAATTAAATTTTTCTAAAATCAAGTAGTAAATTTAATAAATTTTTATTTAAAATTAACACATGAAAATATTAATCTTTTTATTTTTTGGAAGTTTTAACCCACCTATAAATAGTTTTGTGTTAAAAAATAAACTTAATGTATATCTTGTTAAAAATGAAATCTCACCAATTGTAACTCTTCTTCTTGCTTTCAGAGCAGGAGGAGAATACCAGTCTCCTCATGATGCTGGTCTCTTTCATCTTGTTGAACATATGTTCTTTAAGGGTAATAAAAAATATAAGACCCAGGAAGAATTTATGGAAAAAATAAGGGAACTGGGAATTTTATATAATGGTGCTACATCTATGAGCTATGTGATTTATTACTATACATCCACAAAGGAAAATTTAAAAGAAGTCCTTGAATTCTCCTATAATGCTATCACAGGGATACTTTTTGATGAAAAGGAATTGGAAAAGGAAAGAATGGTTGTTCTTGATGAATATAATAGGGACTATTCTGACCCTTTAGAAAATTTCTATATGGATATTTCAAGGTTATTTTATGAAGAACTATATTATAAAACAGACCTTCTCGGACCAAAATATAACATTTTAAAGGCAGATAAAAAAATAATGCTTAATCAGTATGATAAATTTTATGGTCCTGAAAACTGTTTTCTTATAATATCAGGAGATATTGATTTTAAAGAAACAGAAAAAGTTGTAAGAAAGATTTTTGAAAGATGGAATAAAAAGGTCTTTTATCAGAAACCTGAAAAATTACCTGAATTGAAAACAAAAAAATTTTTAAGTATCAAATCACCCCAAGTTAGGTCTGCAAGAATTGAAATAATATTTAGAGGACCCGGAACTCTTTATGAAAGAAAGGATACATATATAGGAGACCTTGTAACGAGAATTTTTTCTTTACCCTATTCACCCTTTCAGAAAGAGTTTGTTAATACAGGACTTACAGGTAGTGCTTCTCTTTCCTATTACACAAAACCTTCAACAGGTGAAATTTACCTTTCTTTTGAACTTGAAAGGGAAAAAATTGAGGAAGTAAAGAAAAAGATTGATGAACTTTTAAATTCTATTGATGATGGAAAATGGTTTCCTGAGGAAATAATTGAAGATGCTAAAATATCAATTGAAAATGAATTTTCTCTGAAAACAGAAAATCCTGAAGTATTTGCCCATGAACTTGCTTTCTGGGTTACAACCGCGGACCTTGATTACTTTGTAAATTACGTTAATGAAATCAAAAAAATAAATAAGGAAGATATTAAAAATTTCTTTAATAAATACATAAAAAATAAAAATTTTGTTATGGGAATAATTGAACCTGAGGAGGAGTAAAATGAAAAAATTAATAGTAAGTTTTATTCTTTTTAATCTTTTATTTTCAGAGGTTTTATTTTTAAAAAATGGAATCCCCCTTATATATCGGAAAGTTGAAGGGATTGATGTAATAAGTGCAGGTGTTTTATTTAAGGGAGGTGTAGCTAAGTATAAAGAAGGAATGGATGGAATAGAGTTTTTTGCTTTAAACTCCCTTCTTGAAGGAACAAGGGAATATCCGTTCCCGGAGCTTCAAAAAATTTTTGTTAAGGAAGGGATTCTCAAAAGAGTTATTGCTGACCATGATTATTCTGCTTTAATTTTAAAATCCCCTTCAAAAAATTATAAAAAGGTAATTGAAATTTTATTTAAAATTCTGAATGAACCTGAATTAAATCCTCAAAGGATTGAAGTTGTTAGAAATAACTTAATTCTCAGAGCAAAAAGAAAAGAAGAGGAACCAGACCAGAAATTATTTATTTTGCTAAATGAAGTTTTTTATAAAAATCATCCTTATAAAATAGAACCTGAAGGGAAAATAGAAACTCTTAAGAACTTTAAAATAGAGGATATAAGAAATTTTCTTGAAAATAATTTTTACTCAGGAGGTATTGTTTTAGGTTTTGTTGGACCTCTCGAAAAAGAAGAAATTTTAAATCTCTTTGATGAATTATTTGGAAAAATTGAAAAAAGAGAAAATATAACCCCCGAAATTCCTGATTTTTCTAAAAAAGATACATTTTTTTATATCAAAAAAGATGATTACGAGACAAGTTATATAGCAACAAAATTTCCTGTTCCTGATATAAAAGATAGAGATTACCCTGCAATTTTAGCCTTATCAGAAATTTTATCCCAGAGATTTGAAGAA includes:
- a CDS encoding S8 family serine peptidase, which codes for MSLKIVLVILFLIINLNANESFSSEDFRINIGKYNFDPLKEDPLPHFLKIDEKETEYFIIQFKGPIKREWIEFLKSEEVLIYDYIPNYAYIVKIKEKIKDIFLNKIKENENVRSILPFHPGFKILKFSEGNFERDINLLLFEDSDPDYVEKIVSSLSFKVIGKSYEYTKKVIIRASPSEVDKLAFIPDIQFIEERPKNKPLNEVIRWALQTANTNDTFIWSKGIRGENQIIGYMDTGLDFYDCYFWDPQGDPPGNNHRKVLAYENYGAGDNQPNGGADHGTHVGGTLAGKIDPSDNTQDASDKDYNGIAKNARLVIQDVYDGTYFDYGTNLTNPLNSARNRGVRIHSNSWGECGDPNCNTPNNAYSSAAREVDQFMWNNRDFLLVFAAGNEGPQNNTVTAPSVAKNCLSVGALQHNNINNIANYSSRGWAFDGRIKPDVCGIGGRGAGTDYVHSAWNDWPNYPPHSYCDQIGMAGTSMATPSVAGALSLIRQYFTEGWYPSGAKNPSDAFIPSGVLLKAMAISSTNFLATNVYDQNFGWGRVNVRNTLYFSGDVKDLRIAENVITGTGDSLRYFVSVLSNSVPLKIVLVWFDAPAAVNANPAIVNNLDLKVIDPNLNLYRGNVFLGGQSATGGSFDNRNTVELVYRTTPTPGTYYIDIIGRNIPAPGANGVPFALVITGDLGSQMGEEESYFVAIPFKDRIHLKALGIFKNGTSILKKDGKIIYTEISLKEEFEYIDRDIKNNKEYIYELISIASDGRKKYMGPIKVRFIGFDFGLEIKNKVLSKNKNLKFILFNPEKGKIDLILVNTAGREHIIFTDRLMERGIFSFEIPLKNYNITSGTYFLVLKNKGKEIKNKLIILE
- a CDS encoding pitrilysin family protein translates to MKILIFLFFGSFNPPINSFVLKNKLNVYLVKNEISPIVTLLLAFRAGGEYQSPHDAGLFHLVEHMFFKGNKKYKTQEEFMEKIRELGILYNGATSMSYVIYYYTSTKENLKEVLEFSYNAITGILFDEKELEKERMVVLDEYNRDYSDPLENFYMDISRLFYEELYYKTDLLGPKYNILKADKKIMLNQYDKFYGPENCFLIISGDIDFKETEKVVRKIFERWNKKVFYQKPEKLPELKTKKFLSIKSPQVRSARIEIIFRGPGTLYERKDTYIGDLVTRIFSLPYSPFQKEFVNTGLTGSASLSYYTKPSTGEIYLSFELEREKIEEVKKKIDELLNSIDDGKWFPEEIIEDAKISIENEFSLKTENPEVFAHELAFWVTTADLDYFVNYVNEIKKINKEDIKNFFNKYIKNKNFVMGIIEPEEE
- a CDS encoding insulinase family protein, with protein sequence MKKLIVSFILFNLLFSEVLFLKNGIPLIYRKVEGIDVISAGVLFKGGVAKYKEGMDGIEFFALNSLLEGTREYPFPELQKIFVKEGILKRVIADHDYSALILKSPSKNYKKVIEILFKILNEPELNPQRIEVVRNNLILRAKRKEEEPDQKLFILLNEVFYKNHPYKIEPEGKIETLKNFKIEDIRNFLENNFYSGGIVLGFVGPLEKEEILNLFDELFGKIEKRENITPEIPDFSKKDTFFYIKKDDYETSYIATKFPVPDIKDRDYPAILALSEILSQRFEEKVRTKAGISYAVWAGASMKKKNYGYFYVSSSFPDSAWKLMMKEVNEIKEKGVKEKEIKES